A genomic region of Deltaproteobacteria bacterium contains the following coding sequences:
- the trpCF gene encoding bifunctional indole-3-glycerol-phosphate synthase TrpC/phosphoribosylanthranilate isomerase TrpF: MALDRILEAKRQSVAARMGARPLETFRGALRPSDRDLLGALEAAELGLILECKRASPSAGALREVPDVAQLGRELAAVASGISVLTDEPFFGGSFEDLRRVRETVACPVLCKDFVIDPYQIYEARHHGADAILLMLSVLDQPGLERCLAVCRELRMTALVEVHDREELERALVFQPALLGINNRNLKTLAIDLRTTEELAPRVPKSTRLISESGIEGRGDLRRLRPLVDGFLVGSALMRRPDLGRAARELAYGRVKVCGLTRPEDALAAWRSGATFGGLVFATESPRRVGVERARELTRAAPLGWVGVFVNQPEPEVAELAHELGLAAVQLHGEESAESVAELRERLPAGCQLWKAERVVGALPPLLRADVDRVLLDAHRAERRGGTGASFDWGPLERWPARGEVILAGGLRPENAARADALRTWALDVSSGVEAAPGEKDEARLAAFFAALRRGSEGRR, encoded by the coding sequence ATGGCGCTTGATCGCATTCTCGAGGCCAAGCGGCAGAGTGTGGCGGCGCGCATGGGGGCGCGGCCCCTCGAGACCTTCCGGGGCGCGCTCCGGCCGAGCGACCGCGACCTGCTCGGGGCGCTGGAGGCGGCGGAGCTCGGCCTGATCCTGGAGTGCAAGCGCGCCTCGCCGTCGGCGGGGGCGCTGCGCGAGGTCCCCGACGTGGCGCAGCTCGGTCGCGAGCTGGCGGCGGTGGCGAGCGGGATCTCCGTGCTGACCGACGAGCCCTTCTTCGGCGGAAGCTTCGAGGACCTGCGGCGCGTGCGCGAGACGGTCGCCTGTCCCGTGCTCTGCAAGGACTTCGTGATCGACCCCTACCAGATCTACGAGGCGCGGCACCACGGCGCGGACGCGATCCTGCTCATGCTGAGCGTGCTCGATCAGCCGGGGCTCGAGCGCTGCCTCGCCGTCTGTCGGGAGCTGCGCATGACGGCCCTGGTCGAGGTTCACGACCGGGAGGAACTAGAACGTGCGCTCGTTTTTCAGCCGGCGCTCCTCGGGATCAACAACCGGAACCTCAAGACCCTCGCCATCGACCTTCGCACCACCGAGGAGCTCGCGCCGCGCGTACCGAAGAGCACGCGCCTGATCAGCGAGTCGGGGATCGAAGGGCGCGGGGACCTGCGTCGCCTGCGCCCGCTCGTGGACGGGTTCCTGGTGGGGAGCGCGCTCATGCGGCGCCCGGACCTCGGGCGCGCGGCGCGGGAGCTCGCGTACGGTCGGGTGAAGGTATGCGGCCTGACGCGCCCCGAGGATGCGCTCGCGGCGTGGCGAAGCGGGGCCACCTTCGGGGGGCTGGTCTTCGCGACCGAGTCGCCGCGGCGGGTGGGCGTCGAGCGGGCGCGGGAGCTGACCCGGGCGGCGCCGCTCGGCTGGGTGGGAGTCTTCGTCAACCAGCCGGAGCCCGAGGTCGCGGAGCTGGCGCACGAGCTCGGGCTCGCGGCGGTGCAGCTCCACGGCGAAGAGAGCGCGGAGAGCGTGGCGGAGCTGCGCGAGCGGTTGCCGGCGGGCTGTCAGCTCTGGAAGGCCGAGCGGGTGGTCGGGGCGCTGCCCCCCTTGCTCCGGGCCGACGTGGATCGCGTGCTGCTGGATGCGCACCGCGCGGAACGGCGCGGGGGGACCGGCGCCTCGTTCGACTGGGGCCCACTCGAGCGCTGGCCGGCGCGGGGCGAGGTGATCCTGGCCGGCGGCCTGCGCCCGGAGAAC